The window GTGGCGAGGTTGGACCGGGGCGTACGGCCGATGGGCTTCTGGTCGACCTGGACGAGCCGGTCCACCGCGTCCAGGCCCTCCGCCGACGCGCACCCGTGGGCGCCGGTGCCCGTGCCGTAGGAGTCTGCCTCCTCCACCGAGTCCGCCGGCCGCCGGTCGGCGAGCACCCCGGCCAGGACCTGGCCCACGAGGGTCGACTTGCCCGAGCCGGAGACGCCGGTGACCGCGGTCAGGACACGGAGAGGGAACACGGCGTCGACGCCGCGCACGTTGTTGAGGTCCACCCCGCGCAGCGTGATCCGTCCGGACGGTGTACGCGGTTCACGTACGGGTGCGGGGTCCTCGTCGAAGAGGAACCGACGCGTGGCGGACTCGGCGATCCCGGCGAGGCCGGCCGGCGGACCACTGTGCAGCACCCGGCCGCCGTGCTCGCCCGCCTGCGGACCCACGTCCACCAGCCAGTCGGCCTGCCGCACCACATCCATCTGGTGCTCCACCACGAAGACCGAGTTGCCCGCCTCCTTGAGCCGGCCGAGGACTCCGAGCAGGGCCTCCGTATCGGCGGGATGGAGGCCCGCCGACGGCTCGTCCAGGACGTAGACGACTCCGAAGAGCCCCGAACGGAGCTGCGTGGCGAGCCGCAGCCGCTGCAACTCGCCCGAGGACAGGGTGGGCGCCGTACGGTCGAGGCTGAGGTAGCCGAGGCCGAGTTCCGTGACGGGCCCGATCCGGGCCAGCAGGTCGGCGGTCAGCAGCCGGGCCGTGTCGTCGGCCCCGCCCTCGGCGAGCAGCACCTCGGTGAGGGCGGTGAGGGGGAGGGCGAAGAGGTCCGCGATGGTCCGGCCCGCGAACGTCACCGCCATGGCCTCGGGGCGCAGCCGGCCGCCCTCGCACAGGGGACAGCGCGTGCTCGTCAGGAAGCGCTCGGCCCTCGCACGCAGGGTGCGGCTCTTCGAGTCCGCGAACGTGTGCATCACATAGCGTCGGGCGCTCATGTAGGTGCCCTGGTAGGGGCGTTGGATCCGGCCCGCGTCGCGTACCGGATGGACCGTCACCACCGGCTGCTCGTCGGTGAAGAGGATCCACGCGCGGGCCTCAGGCTCCAGTTCCCGCCACGGCCGGTCGACGTCGTGTCCGAGGGCATCCAGCACGTCACGGAGGTTCTTACCCTGCCAGGCGCCCGGCCAGGCGGCGACCGCCCCCTCCCGGATGGACAACGACGGGTCGGGCACCAGTAGTTGCTCGGTGGTCCGGTGGATCCTGCCGAGGCCGTGGCACTCGGGGCACGCCCCGGCGGCGGTGTTGGGGGAGAAGGCGTCGGAGTCCAGCCGTTCAGCCCCCTGAGGGTAGTCGCCCGCACGCGAGAACAGCATCCGCAGTGAGTTGGAGAGGGTGGTGACCGTGCCCACCGAGGACCGCGAGCCCGGCGCGGACCGGCGCTGTTCCAGGGACACCGCGGGCGGCAGTCCGGTGATCTCGCCGACGTCCGGTGCTCCGACCTGGTGGATCAGCCGGCGGGCGTAGGGGGCGACCGACTCGAAGTAGCGGCGCTGGGCCTCCGCGTAGATCGTCCCGAACGCGAGGGAGGACTTCCCCGACCCCGACACACCGGTGAAGACCGCGAGCATGTCACGGGGGATGTCGACGTCCACGTCACGGAGGTTGTGCTCGCGCGCACCGCGCACCCGGACGTACGGATCATGGGGGGTGGACATCGGGGGTGCGGCTCCGTCGGTTCGATGGGCGGGGTGCGGCTCTGCCGGTGATCCTTCCGTACGCGGACACGTCGCTCGGGCCCAGGTCCGGGCCCGGACGCGGGGCCGTCGCTCGGGCCCAGGTCCAGGCCCGGACGCGGGGCCGTCGCCGACGCGGGCCGGGGGAGCTGGGGCCCGGACCGGCGCCGGATGCGGAGCGTGCCCGTCGCACCCGGCGCCGGCGGGAAGCGGATGTTCCCGTCTACACCATCGGGTCCATTCCGCGGTCGGTCAGCGCGCTTTCCTGTTCGCTCTGCTCCCGCAGGCGCCGGGCCTTGTCCTGGAGCCGCTGCCGCTGTTCCGGATCGGTGGCGCGGTCCGCGGCTTCGTTGAGCTCCTGCGCCTTGGCCCGCAGCTGCCGGACGCGGCCACCGGACTCTCCTGCACTGCTCATGATCACTCCTGGATCTGTGGGGGAGCGGACAGCATCAGAGAAGCAGCGCCCGTCCCCGTGTGCATCTCGACCGACCGCGTCAGCGGTGCGCAGGGGCCGACAAAGGACCAGTCGTACGAGGACGCCGGGAAGCGCGACGTCGAGGGTGGCTCCTCGACGAACAAGGAACAGCTGCGCAAGGCCCTCGGGCGCTGAGATCAGGAAGCCACCGCCGCGAGTTCCTCGCGGATCACGCCGAGGAAGTCGTCCAGGTCGTCCGGATCACGCGAGGTGATCAGGGCCCAGCCGCCGGCGTCGTCCCTCACCACGGGTTCGTCGACCCAACTGCCGCCGGCGTTGCGGATGTCCGTCCGGAGCGAGGCGTACGACGTGAGGGTCTTGTTCTTCAGGACGTCCGATTCGACGAGTGCCCACGGACCGTGACAGATGGCGGCCACGGGGCGTCCGGTCGTGGTGAACGACCGGACGATCTCCATGGTGGCGTCCTGCAGCCTGAGCGTGTCGGCGTTGAGGGTCCCGCCGGGCACGAGCAGCATGTCGTAGCCGTCCGGGTCCGTGTCGGACAGGGTGAACGAGGGGCGGACGGTCTCCCCGGGATCCTTGTCGCCCACGAGCGTCCGGATGGGATCCGCGGACACGGCGGCGACGTCGACGGTCGCTCCCGCGTCCCTCAGCTGTCGTACGGGCACGACGAGTTCGTCCTGCTCGACGCCGTAGTTGGTCACGATCACCAGCACGCGGCGCCCGTCGAGGTTCCGGTCCGTCATCCGTCCGTCCTTCCGTCGTTCTTCCCGGTGTGCGGGCCGTTGCCCGCGGGTGCCGGACGTGGGCCGGCACCCGGTGGCTGCCGACCGGTGGCCGGCGTCCGGCACTCCTGCGGCTACCCACGGCGCGGCGTCCCACCGCTCGCACACGAAGACCCCCGGTGGACGGGGGTCTGCGAGCGGTGGGAGCCGCAGGGTGCGGGAGCGCCGCCGGGATCCCCGGCACGGCGCTCCTGTCCAGGTGCCGCCGTCGAGCCGGAAGCTTCAGCCGTCGCCGTCGAGCCGGAAGCCGACCTTGAGACCCACCTGGTAGTGGGCGATGCGGCCGTTCTCGATGTGTCCGCGTACCTGCGTCATCTCGAACCAGTCGAGATTGTGCAAAGTTTCGGAGGCGCGTGCGACGCCGTTCCGGATCGCCGCGTCCAGGCCCTCCTCGGAGGTTCCTACGATCTCGGTGACCCGGTAGGTGTGATTGGACATCAAATGTCTCCTTTCCTGCCTCCACGGTGCCTTACTCCGTGTCGGCGCGCGAGGCGTCCGCCTCCCGGCCCGGGAAGCTCCGGGGCTTGACCAGGGCATTGGTACATACCAAACTCCGACCCACACGCCCGTGCGAGCGCCGCCCGCAGTCCCCCCATCCGGGTCCTGTCGAGCTGTCGTGCCGTTTCGCAGAAGGTGACCACCGTGAAGATCCGCAATCTGGCCGGAGCCGTCGCGCTCGTATCCACCGTGGCGCTGAGCGGCTGCGGTTACCTCCCCGGCTCGGACGCCGGCAGCAGCAAGGTGACCGTCTGGCTGATGAAGGGCAGCGCCTCCGAGGAGTTCCTCGACGGCTTCAAGGCGTCGTACGAGGCCGAGCACCCCTCTGTCGAACTGGAGTTCGTGCTCCAGGAATGGGGCGGCATCGGACCCAAGGTCCTGAAGGCGCTCGACGGTGACGACGCTCCCGATGTCATCGAGGTCGGCAACACCCAGGTCGCCCAGTACGCGGAGACCGGTGAGCTGCGCGACCTCACCCTCGAGTCGATGCGTGACCTGGGAGGGGAGGACTGGCTGCCGGGACTCGCCGAGCCGGGCAAGGTCAGCGGCGGGCAGTACGGAATCCCCTGGTACGCGGCCAACCGGGTCGTGATCTACAACAAGGACCTCTTCGCGCAGGCCGGGATAACGGCTCTCCCGGAGACCCGCGCGCAGTGGCTGGACGTCAGCGAGAAGCTGGACACCGCGAGCGAGCAGGGCATCTACCTCGCCGGACAGAACTGGTACGTCCTCGCCGGCTTCATCTGGGACGAGGGCGGGGAGCTTGCCGACGACAGCGGCGGCGACTGGCAGGGGGCACTCGACACGCCCGCCGCCCTGCGGGGCATGGACTTCTACAAGCGGCTCCAGGCCCTCGGCGACGGCCCGAAGGACGCCGACGAGCAGACACCCCCGGAGACCGACGTGTTCGCCGAGGGAGACGTGGCGCAGATCGTCTCCGTGCCCGGCAGTGCCGCCCTCATCGAGCAGCGGAACCCGGAACTCAAGGGGAAACTCGGCTACTTCCCCATCCCCGGCAAGACGGCGGACAAGCCGGGTGCCGTCTTCACCGGAGGCTCCGACCTCATCGTGCCGGACGGCGCCGACCAGCGCGGCGAGGGGGTCGAGATCGTCAAGGCGCTCGCCGGTGAGAAGTGGCAGACGGAGCTCGCCCGCGCGATGAGCTACGTCCCCAACAAGCCCTCGCTCGCCCGGGCCGTGGCCGGGCAGGAGGGGACCTCCGTCATGGCCGAGGGGGCCACCGAGGGCCGTGCCACGCCCAATTCGCCCTACTGGGCGGCAGTGGAGGCGGACAACCCGATCAAGCCCTACATGACGGCCGTGCTCCAGGGCGGCGACCCGGCCGAGGAGGCCAGGAAGGCGTCGGACCGCATCACCTCCAAGCTGATCAGCGGCTGACCGCGGGGTCCGCGACCCGGGGATTCAGCCGTCGCACATCGCGGATCCCCACGGCGGTCACGTCGAATCCAGCCGGTCACGGAAGAAGTAGGGGGCCGGGTCGTCGCACCATCCGCGAGGGCCCGGCAGCCGCCCTCGCCGATCCGTCCCCGGAGACCGCCATGACCGTGCTGCCCCTCTCCACGCCCGCGCACCCCTCCACCGCCGCACCCGCCGTCGTCCCCGCGCCCCGGCGGACCGCGGCCGACGCGGCCTCCGGATACCGCGTCGGTCTGGCCACCGGCCCGGAGGACGTACGGGCCGCGCAGCGCCTGCGCCACCTGGTGTTCGCCGGAGAGCTCGGAGCCCGGCTCGACAGCCTGGAACCGGGACTGGACGCCGACGCCTTCGACGCCCACTGCGACCACCTGCTCGTGCGGGAGAACGCCACCGGTGACGTCGTGGCCACCTACCGGCTGCTGCCCCCCGAGGGTGCCCGGCGCGCCGGCGGCCTGTACGCGGAGGGTGAGTTCGACCTCGGCAGGCTCCGGCCGATCCGTGACGACCTCGTCGAGGTGGGCAGGTCCTGCGTCCACCCCGCACACCGGGACGGTGCCGTCATCGCCCTCATCTGGGCCGGCCTCGCCCGGTACATGGAGCGCACCGGCCACAACTGGCTCGCAGGCTGCTGCTCCGTACCCCTCGCCGACGGCGGCGCGCTCGCCGCCAGGAGCTGGGACACGGTGCGGACCCACAACCTGGCGCCGGAGGAGTACTGGGTCACGCCCCACCGCCTCTGGGACGCGTCCGGTCAACCCGCCGCCGGGCCGGCGGGCCGGGCGGCCCTCCCGCCGCTGCTGCGCGGCTACCTCCGCCTCGGCGCCTGGGTCTGCGGTGCGCCGGCGCACGACCCCGACTTCGACGTCGCGGACCTGTACGTCCTGCTCTCGATGCGCCGCACCGATCCCCGCTACCTGCGCCACTTCCTCTCGCTGGCCCCGCTGCGATGAGCGTCTGGCTGCCCGCCGCGCCCTGCACCCCGGCGGAGTGCGCGCACCACGAGGACGCCCTTCGCCCGCCGATCGCCGCCGGCGGCCTGCTCGTCGCCGGCTTCGCCGTCACCCTGCTCGGTGTGCTGTGCGTGCCCGCCGCACTGCTCCTGAGGCAGCACCACCGGGACCGTCTGATCCGCCGGTGGGCGTACACGGTGGTGCGTGCCTTCGGCGTACGCGTACGCGTCACCGGGGACGCCGTCCCACCCGCGCGGGCTTCGACGGGGGAGCTCGTGGTCGCCAACCACGTCTCCTGGCTGGACATCCCGCTGCTCGCCACCGTGCTCCCCGCCCGGATGCTGGCCAAGAGCGAGATACGGTCCTGGCCGCTCCTCGGGCCGGTCGCCGCGCTCGGCGGCACGCTGTTCATCGAGCGGGACCGGCTGCGCGCCCTCCCGGGCACGGTGCGCGCGCTCGCCGGCGCGCTGGTCGCCGGATCACGGGTGGCCGTCTTCCCCGAGGGCGGCACCTGGTGCGGCCGCACCGGAGGCCGGTTCCGGCCGGCGGCCTTCCAGGCGGCGGTGGACGCAGCCGCTCCCGTCCGTCCCGTCCGGATCGCCTACCGGACCTCGCGGTCGCAGGGGGCGGCGGGCGCGGCCGCGTTCGTCGGGGACGACCCGCTCGCCGCCTCCCTGTGGCGGGTGGTGACCGCCGCCGGGCTCACCGCCGAGATCCACGTCCTGCCGCAGATCTCCTCAGTCGGCGAACCCGGCCGGCGGGCACTGGCGCGCAGGGCTCAGTCCGCGGTCGCCAACGAGAGCGCGAACCTGCCGCCCTCGTCCGTCCACCACTGATCCAGCCGCATGCCGGCGGCCGCCAGCTCGGCGCGCACGCCCTCCTCGCGGAACTTCGCCGAGACCTCCGTGCGCAGCTCCTCGCCCTCCTCGAACTGCACCACCAGGTCCAGCTCCCGGATCTTCACCGTCAGCGCCCTGCGCGCCCGCAGCCGCATCTCGATCCACTCGTGATCCGCGTCCCACACGGCGACATGGGCGAAGTCGTCCGGCGGGAAGTCCGCCCCCAGTTCGCGGTTGACCACCGTCAGGACGTTCTTGTTGAACGCGGCCGTCACCCCGGCGGCGTCGTCGTAGGCCGTCACCAGCGTCGCTTCGTCCTTGACCAGGTCCGTACCGAGCAGGAGGCCGTCACCCGGTGCCAGCCGCTCCCGCACGGAGCGCAGGAACACGGCCCGCTCGCCGGGAAGCAGGTTGCCGAGAGTCCCGCCCAGGAACACCACCAGCCGGGGGCCGGGGGTGTCGGGCAGCTCGATGGCGTGGGTGAAGTCGGCGACGAGCGCGTGCACGGAGAGGCCGGGGCGCTCGGCGAGCAGTGCCTCGGCCGCACCGGCGAGGGCGCTCTCGCTCACGTCGACGGGTACGTAGGTGTGGAGTCCGGGCAGCGCGTCCAGCAGGTGCCTGGTCTTCTCGGACGAGCCCGAGCCCAGTTCCACCAGTGTGCGGGCCCCGGAGGCGGCCGCGATCTCCCCGGCCCGGGCGATCAGGATCTCGCGTTCACAACGCGTCGGGTAGTACTCGGCCAGCCGGGTGATCTCCTCGAACAGGTCGCTGCCGTGTGCGTCGTAGAACCACTTCGGGGGCAGCGTCTTCGGGTGCGCGGTCAGACCGCTGCGCACGTCGGCGCGCAGCGCCGCGTCCGTCGCGTCCGCCGGCAGGGTGCGGGTCAGCAGGAAGGGACTCACGCAGAGGGCTCCTTGAGCGGGGTGGTGAGGACATCGGTGCGGGTCGCGGCCAGCAGGGTGCGGTCCGGGACCTCGCGCCAGCGGGGATCGTCGTCGTACGGCTCCGAGGCCACCACCGTGCGGCGGCCCGGGTCGTGGAGATACCAGAGGGAGTCGCCCCACGCGGTCCCCACGACGGTGGAACCGTCGGTGACCAGCAGGTTGAGGCGCGAGCCGGGGGCGGCGGCGGCGACATCGAGGACGGTGTCGGCGACCGCCTGTCCTATCTCGTCGCCCTGGGACGTCCGGTGCAGCACGAGCGCCCACAGCAGCGCCGAGTCGCTCCGCGCGGCCAGTGACAGCAGCCGCTCGGGAGGCAGGGCGGCCGCCAGCGGCGCCAGCGAGCCGGGCCACCCCCGCACCGCGCCGTTGTGGCTGAAGAGCAGGCGGCCCTCGGCGAAGGGCGCCGCGGCCGCCTCACCGTCCGCTCCGGCGAACGTCGCGTCGCGGACGGCGGCGAGCAGGGCGGTGCTGCGCACCACACGGGCGAGATCGGCGAACGTCTCGTCGCCCCAGACCGGTCCGGCTCGCCGGTAGCGGCCGGGGACGGGGTCCTCCTCCGCGTACCAGCCGACCCCGAAGCCGTCGGCGTTGACCGTCCCGGACCGCTGGCGCCGAGGTTCCCACGACTGGCGCACGAGCCCGTGCGAGGGCGTGACGAGTACGTCGCCGAGGGCCACCGGCGGCCCCAGATAGACGATATGACGGCACATCAGGCATCCCTCGCGGTACGGAAGCCGGAGAAGATCTGACGCCGCACGGGAAGGTCCCAGTTGCGGAACGTGCCACGGACCGCCACCGGGTCCACGGCGAACGAACCCCCGCGCAGCACCTTGTGCCCGGGGCCGAAGAACACCTCGGAGTACTCGCGGTAGGGGAACGCCACGAAGCCGGGATAGGGCAGGAAGTCGCTCGACGTCCACTCCCACACGTCGCCGACCATCTGGCCGGCGCCCACCGGGGAACGGCCGGCCGGGTACGCGCCCGCCGCGGCCGGCCGCAGATGGCGCTGGCCCAGATTGGCCCGCTCGGCGGTCGGGTCGTCGTCGCCCCAGGGGTAGCGCAGCGAACGGCCCGAGGCGGGGTCGTGGCGGGCGGCCTTCTCCCACTCCGGCTCCGTCGGCAGCCGCCGGCCGGCCCAGCGGGCGTAGGCGTCGGCCTCGTACCAGCTGACGTGGAGCACCGGCTCGTCCGCGGGTACCGGCTCGGTGACGCCGAAGCGCCTGCGCAGCCACTGGCCGGCGTCGCGGTGCCAGAACAGCGGTGCCTCCAGGCCGTGTTCGCGGACCATGTCCCAGCCTTCGGGTGCCCACCAGCGGGCGTCCGTGTAGCCGCCGTCCTCGATGAAGCGCTGATAGGCGCCACAGGTGACCGGGGCGGTGTCGATGTGGAACGCCGCCACCTCGCGTCGGTGGGCGGGCCTCTCGTTGTCCAGGGCCCACGGCTCGGTCGAGGTGCCCATGGTGAACGGGCCCCCCGCGACGAGGACCTCCGCCGGCAGGGAGACGGTGTCCGTCGGACCGGGGGGCTCCGGTGCGCTGAGCACCGCAGGCCCCGTGCGCAGCTGATGGGTGATCAGCATCGTTTCGTCGTGCTGCTGTTCGTGCTGGGCGACCATGCCGAAAGCGAAGCCCGCCTGTTCGAGCGGACGGCCCCCGCCGTGCAGGGGCGCACCGCCGAGGATGTCCAGGGCCCGGCCGCGCACATCGGCGGCGTAGGTCCGCGCCTCGGCGGGCGCCAGGAGGGGCAGGGACGGGCGGCTGGCCCGGGAGTGCTCGAAGGCGTCGTACAGCCCGTCGATCTCCGGGCGCAGGGCCTCGCGGCCTCCCACGGCCCGCAGCAGCCACAGCTCCTCCTGGTTGCCGATGTGCGCCAGGTCCCAGACCAGGGGCGACATCAGCGGGGAGTGCTGCGCGGTCAGTTCGTCGTCGTCGACGCTGTCGGTGAGCAGAGCGGTGCGCTCGCGGGCCGCGAGAAGGGCTGCCAGGGCACGCTCGCGCAGTATCTCCGCGTCGTGCTCCCGGCCGGTGGACGGAGCGGGGGTGTCGGTCATCGGACCAGGCCCTTTCCGTGAGGTGCGTGTGGGGGGTCAACCAGATCGTCGGCCGGACATCGGCCGCGGGCCGTATAGCGTTCGTCGAAGGCCGCGACCGTGTCGATGACGTGGGCGTCGGCGCCGATCCGCGGCAGCGCCTCCAGCGCCGTCGCGAAGCACGCCGCGGCGGCCGCGGCGAGTTCCGGGTCGCTCAGTCCGTCGCGGGCCGCGGCGGTCCAGAGCGGATTGCGGGGCGCCGCCGCGAGACCCGCCGTCTCGGCCAGGGGCTTCACGGTGCGGTACACCGTCTCGGCCGCCTCCGGGTCGTCGAACAGCGCGGCGGTGACGGCCAGCGGCACGAGCCATCCGTCGGTGCCGGACTGGGCGTCGATCATGCGCAGCTCCAGGTGCCCGCGAGGGCGCACCGGGGGGAACAGGGTCGTGAGGTGGTAGTCGAGGTCCGCCCGGACCGGGGGCCGCGGGCCGCCGCCCCGGATCCACTCCCTGAACGTCAGCCCGACCGGGACGCCCCACGGGGCGCCGTCCTCCCGGATGCACATCACGGGCGTGTCGAGTGCGTGGGCGGTCCAGGCGTGGCGCGGCCCGAGGCGGCTCTGCGGCGCCAGTGACCTGTGCGGGTCGAGGTCCGTCCACAGGGCCTGCCGGGTCGAGCGCCAGCCACTGCGGCGCCCCTCACGGAAGGGCGAATTGGCGAAGGCCGCCACGAGCACGGCACCCAGCAGGTGCGCGAGCTGCCAGCGCCGTCCGTACCCGAGCGGACCCGGCTCCTCCTCGCCGGCGTCCAGGCAGACCTGCACGGACGCCGAGGTGCACATCATCGCCCGGCCGGACGGCCCCGACCGGTCGAGGGCCGCTTCCATGGCCGCGTAGCGGGGCTCCTGGAGCAGGCGCCTGGGAGGCTGCCACGGGTCGACCCCGAGACCGGACAGGACCAGCCCGGCGCGGCCCAGGGTGTCGCGTACGGAGACGAGGTCGGCCGCCGTGGTGCCGACACACGCCATCAGGGAGCCGGCGGGCTGGGAGCTGAGTTCCAGCTGGCCGCCCGGCTCGAAGGTCAGAGCCGCG is drawn from Streptomyces sp. NBC_00178 and contains these coding sequences:
- a CDS encoding excinuclease ABC subunit UvrA: MSTPHDPYVRVRGAREHNLRDVDVDIPRDMLAVFTGVSGSGKSSLAFGTIYAEAQRRYFESVAPYARRLIHQVGAPDVGEITGLPPAVSLEQRRSAPGSRSSVGTVTTLSNSLRMLFSRAGDYPQGAERLDSDAFSPNTAAGACPECHGLGRIHRTTEQLLVPDPSLSIREGAVAAWPGAWQGKNLRDVLDALGHDVDRPWRELEPEARAWILFTDEQPVVTVHPVRDAGRIQRPYQGTYMSARRYVMHTFADSKSRTLRARAERFLTSTRCPLCEGGRLRPEAMAVTFAGRTIADLFALPLTALTEVLLAEGGADDTARLLTADLLARIGPVTELGLGYLSLDRTAPTLSSGELQRLRLATQLRSGLFGVVYVLDEPSAGLHPADTEALLGVLGRLKEAGNSVFVVEHQMDVVRQADWLVDVGPQAGEHGGRVLHSGPPAGLAGIAESATRRFLFDEDPAPVREPRTPSGRITLRGVDLNNVRGVDAVFPLRVLTAVTGVSGSGKSTLVGQVLAGVLADRRPADSVEEADSYGTGTGAHGCASAEGLDAVDRLVQVDQKPIGRTPRSNLATYTGLFDVVRKLFAATETARARGYRAGRFSFNVAGGRCETCQGEGFVSVELLFLPSTYAPCPDCHGARYNPPTLEVTLNGLTIAGVLDLTVEAAAGFLAGTPAAERSLRALLDVGLGYLRLGQPATELSGGEAQRIKLASELQRARRGHTLYLLDEPTTGLHPADVEVLMRQLQGLVDAGNTVVVVEHDMAVVAGADHVIDLGPDGGDRGGRIVATGTPREVAHAAGSRTASYLARALRTDGLPAGNRHAGSRRNRAADPG
- a CDS encoding DUF6381 family protein, with product MSSAGESGGRVRQLRAKAQELNEAADRATDPEQRQRLQDKARRLREQSEQESALTDRGMDPMV
- a CDS encoding type 1 glutamine amidotransferase domain-containing protein, with amino-acid sequence MTDRNLDGRRVLVIVTNYGVEQDELVVPVRQLRDAGATVDVAAVSADPIRTLVGDKDPGETVRPSFTLSDTDPDGYDMLLVPGGTLNADTLRLQDATMEIVRSFTTTGRPVAAICHGPWALVESDVLKNKTLTSYASLRTDIRNAGGSWVDEPVVRDDAGGWALITSRDPDDLDDFLGVIREELAAVAS
- a CDS encoding dodecin; this encodes MSNHTYRVTEIVGTSEEGLDAAIRNGVARASETLHNLDWFEMTQVRGHIENGRIAHYQVGLKVGFRLDGDG
- a CDS encoding extracellular solute-binding protein gives rise to the protein MKIRNLAGAVALVSTVALSGCGYLPGSDAGSSKVTVWLMKGSASEEFLDGFKASYEAEHPSVELEFVLQEWGGIGPKVLKALDGDDAPDVIEVGNTQVAQYAETGELRDLTLESMRDLGGEDWLPGLAEPGKVSGGQYGIPWYAANRVVIYNKDLFAQAGITALPETRAQWLDVSEKLDTASEQGIYLAGQNWYVLAGFIWDEGGELADDSGGDWQGALDTPAALRGMDFYKRLQALGDGPKDADEQTPPETDVFAEGDVAQIVSVPGSAALIEQRNPELKGKLGYFPIPGKTADKPGAVFTGGSDLIVPDGADQRGEGVEIVKALAGEKWQTELARAMSYVPNKPSLARAVAGQEGTSVMAEGATEGRATPNSPYWAAVEADNPIKPYMTAVLQGGDPAEEARKASDRITSKLISG
- a CDS encoding GNAT family N-acetyltransferase; translation: MTVLPLSTPAHPSTAAPAVVPAPRRTAADAASGYRVGLATGPEDVRAAQRLRHLVFAGELGARLDSLEPGLDADAFDAHCDHLLVRENATGDVVATYRLLPPEGARRAGGLYAEGEFDLGRLRPIRDDLVEVGRSCVHPAHRDGAVIALIWAGLARYMERTGHNWLAGCCSVPLADGGALAARSWDTVRTHNLAPEEYWVTPHRLWDASGQPAAGPAGRAALPPLLRGYLRLGAWVCGAPAHDPDFDVADLYVLLSMRRTDPRYLRHFLSLAPLR
- a CDS encoding lysophospholipid acyltransferase family protein, with the protein product MSVWLPAAPCTPAECAHHEDALRPPIAAGGLLVAGFAVTLLGVLCVPAALLLRQHHRDRLIRRWAYTVVRAFGVRVRVTGDAVPPARASTGELVVANHVSWLDIPLLATVLPARMLAKSEIRSWPLLGPVAALGGTLFIERDRLRALPGTVRALAGALVAGSRVAVFPEGGTWCGRTGGRFRPAAFQAAVDAAAPVRPVRIAYRTSRSQGAAGAAAFVGDDPLAASLWRVVTAAGLTAEIHVLPQISSVGEPGRRALARRAQSAVANESANLPPSSVHH
- the egtD gene encoding L-histidine N(alpha)-methyltransferase; translation: MSPFLLTRTLPADATDAALRADVRSGLTAHPKTLPPKWFYDAHGSDLFEEITRLAEYYPTRCEREILIARAGEIAAASGARTLVELGSGSSEKTRHLLDALPGLHTYVPVDVSESALAGAAEALLAERPGLSVHALVADFTHAIELPDTPGPRLVVFLGGTLGNLLPGERAVFLRSVRERLAPGDGLLLGTDLVKDEATLVTAYDDAAGVTAAFNKNVLTVVNRELGADFPPDDFAHVAVWDADHEWIEMRLRARRALTVKIRELDLVVQFEEGEELRTEVSAKFREEGVRAELAAAGMRLDQWWTDEGGRFALSLATAD
- the egtC gene encoding ergothioneine biosynthesis protein EgtC — protein: MCRHIVYLGPPVALGDVLVTPSHGLVRQSWEPRRQRSGTVNADGFGVGWYAEEDPVPGRYRRAGPVWGDETFADLARVVRSTALLAAVRDATFAGADGEAAAAPFAEGRLLFSHNGAVRGWPGSLAPLAAALPPERLLSLAARSDSALLWALVLHRTSQGDEIGQAVADTVLDVAAAAPGSRLNLLVTDGSTVVGTAWGDSLWYLHDPGRRTVVASEPYDDDPRWREVPDRTLLAATRTDVLTTPLKEPSA
- the egtB gene encoding ergothioneine biosynthesis protein EgtB, coding for MTDTPAPSTGREHDAEILRERALAALLAARERTALLTDSVDDDELTAQHSPLMSPLVWDLAHIGNQEELWLLRAVGGREALRPEIDGLYDAFEHSRASRPSLPLLAPAEARTYAADVRGRALDILGGAPLHGGGRPLEQAGFAFGMVAQHEQQHDETMLITHQLRTGPAVLSAPEPPGPTDTVSLPAEVLVAGGPFTMGTSTEPWALDNERPAHRREVAAFHIDTAPVTCGAYQRFIEDGGYTDARWWAPEGWDMVREHGLEAPLFWHRDAGQWLRRRFGVTEPVPADEPVLHVSWYEADAYARWAGRRLPTEPEWEKAARHDPASGRSLRYPWGDDDPTAERANLGQRHLRPAAAGAYPAGRSPVGAGQMVGDVWEWTSSDFLPYPGFVAFPYREYSEVFFGPGHKVLRGGSFAVDPVAVRGTFRNWDLPVRRQIFSGFRTARDA
- the egtA gene encoding ergothioneine biosynthesis glutamate--cysteine ligase EgtA, which codes for MPPDTLGQHGPPVDATPLGEEEAEDLLRGICFKTGPPRTVGVELEWLIHDREHPEAALSPERLTAAADAVRATPLDAALTFEPGGQLELSSQPAGSLMACVGTTAADLVSVRDTLGRAGLVLSGLGVDPWQPPRRLLQEPRYAAMEAALDRSGPSGRAMMCTSASVQVCLDAGEEEPGPLGYGRRWQLAHLLGAVLVAAFANSPFREGRRSGWRSTRQALWTDLDPHRSLAPQSRLGPRHAWTAHALDTPVMCIREDGAPWGVPVGLTFREWIRGGGPRPPVRADLDYHLTTLFPPVRPRGHLELRMIDAQSGTDGWLVPLAVTAALFDDPEAAETVYRTVKPLAETAGLAAAPRNPLWTAAARDGLSDPELAAAAAACFATALEALPRIGADAHVIDTVAAFDERYTARGRCPADDLVDPPHAPHGKGLVR